From Planococcus halocryophilus, the proteins below share one genomic window:
- a CDS encoding dihydrodipicolinate synthase family protein, with amino-acid sequence MKFSGIIPPVVTLFDTEGNLDLDLNKIYINQLLQHGINGVLLAGSSGEFTSLTMKERKIYVSEMIKTIDKRVSVLVGIGHTALKDVLELCSHAEENGADGVLVVNPYYWHLSEEQLFNFYSIIAENTKLPVLLYNIPSFSGQSLSVELVKELATKYPNICGIKETVSEIGEIREMITEVSKVRKDFMVFSAFDEHVLPALMVGSAGSINGSSVFAPEISVDLFESYRKGDLSKAEKNHKVLSDLMVFYKFCPSFFTTMKEAVHQRWLNEKTGHRAPFDVYPKDLPEKVSSLLKSMKIEKKTDNSELTLK; translated from the coding sequence ATAAAATTCAGCGGAATAATACCCCCAGTTGTCACCTTGTTTGATACAGAAGGAAATCTCGATTTAGATTTAAATAAAATATATATAAATCAACTTCTTCAACATGGTATTAATGGCGTGCTATTAGCGGGAAGCTCAGGAGAATTCACTTCTCTAACAATGAAAGAAAGAAAAATTTATGTATCAGAAATGATAAAAACCATCGATAAGCGAGTTTCTGTATTGGTTGGGATCGGACATACTGCATTAAAAGATGTTTTAGAGTTATGCTCTCATGCGGAAGAAAATGGAGCAGATGGTGTTCTTGTAGTAAATCCGTATTACTGGCATTTAAGCGAAGAACAATTGTTCAATTTTTACTCCATTATTGCTGAAAACACAAAATTACCAGTCCTTCTTTATAATATTCCTTCTTTCAGCGGACAATCGCTATCAGTTGAACTAGTAAAAGAATTGGCTACTAAATATCCTAATATTTGTGGTATCAAAGAAACGGTAAGTGAAATTGGAGAGATTCGTGAAATGATTACGGAAGTTTCTAAAGTGAGAAAAGATTTTATGGTCTTCTCAGCATTTGATGAACATGTATTGCCAGCGTTGATGGTTGGATCGGCTGGCAGTATCAATGGAAGCTCTGTTTTTGCCCCGGAAATATCAGTGGATTTATTTGAAAGTTATCGGAAAGGTGATTTAAGTAAGGCGGAGAAGAATCATAAGGTGCTTTCAGATTTAATGGTCTTTTACAAATTCTGTCCATCATTCTTTACTACGATGAAGGAAGCAGTTCACCAACGGTGGTTAAATGAGAAAACTGGACACCGTGCACCATTTGATGTCTATCCAAAGGATCTACCTGAAAAAGTTTCTTCATTATTAAAAAGTATGAAGATTGAAAAGAAAACAGATAACAGCGAACTCACGCTGAAATAA
- the rpiA gene encoding ribose-5-phosphate isomerase RpiA, with protein sequence MEESVDVFKRMAGEKAVDYIEDGMLVGLGSGSTVYWMLKKLGELVEQGLNVNGISSSSLTESWAREFKIPLTDFSDVQLLDLAIDGADEIDPSFHLIKGGGGSLVREKVVNAHSKKLIIVADQSKRVDVLGKFPLPVEVLQFGWQMTANKIVELGAKPVLREENGSVYVSDNGNYILDCAFESIPDPENLHNKLKQLIGVIETGLFFDMVDMVIMGGPEGTVVINKQIYKDLKTSK encoded by the coding sequence ATGGAAGAGTCGGTAGATGTATTTAAAAGAATGGCTGGTGAAAAAGCAGTTGATTATATAGAAGATGGTATGTTGGTCGGGCTTGGGTCGGGTAGTACTGTTTATTGGATGTTAAAAAAATTAGGTGAGTTGGTTGAGCAAGGGTTAAACGTCAACGGTATTTCATCATCTTCGCTTACAGAAAGTTGGGCAAGAGAGTTCAAAATTCCACTTACCGATTTTTCTGATGTTCAGCTCTTAGATCTAGCAATCGACGGTGCAGACGAAATAGATCCAAGCTTCCACCTAATAAAAGGTGGGGGTGGTTCTCTAGTTAGGGAAAAAGTAGTTAATGCTCACTCGAAAAAACTTATTATTGTGGCTGATCAGTCCAAAAGGGTAGATGTATTGGGGAAATTCCCTTTACCTGTGGAAGTTCTACAATTTGGATGGCAGATGACGGCTAATAAAATTGTTGAATTAGGTGCTAAACCTGTGTTGAGAGAAGAAAACGGAAGCGTCTATGTGTCCGATAATGGCAATTATATCTTAGACTGTGCTTTTGAGAGTATTCCAGATCCTGAAAATCTTCATAATAAATTAAAGCAACTTATAGGTGTCATTGAGACAGGTTTATTTTTTGATATGGTAGACATGGTAATTATGGGCGGACCAGAAGGAACAGTGGTTATTAACAAACAAATTTATAAAGATTTAAAAACCAGCAAATAG
- a CDS encoding HPr family phosphocarrier protein, whose product MENSLTKDIVVNISDKVTIVEVSKATQKFQSEIYLKKNINGTPYEINLKSFLGLITLQLRNGDHLNIRTVGEDCVEAMADVAGYLSQS is encoded by the coding sequence ATGGAAAATAGCTTAACGAAAGATATTGTAGTTAATATTTCAGATAAAGTAACAATTGTTGAAGTTAGTAAAGCAACGCAGAAATTTCAATCGGAGATTTATCTTAAGAAAAATATTAATGGGACACCATATGAAATCAATTTGAAAAGTTTTCTTGGTTTAATCACTTTGCAGTTGCGTAATGGAGATCATTTGAATATTCGTACAGTGGGAGAAGATTGTGTAGAAGCAATGGCAGACGTTGCTGGATATCTCAGTCAATCTTGA
- the dgoD gene encoding galactonate dehydratase — MKITKIETFIVPPRWLFVKIETDEGISGWGEPVVEGRAKTVKAAVEEMGGYLIGQDPSRIEDLWQVMYRGGFYRGGPILMSAIAGIDQALWDIKGKYYNAPISELMGGAVRDSVRVYSWIGGDRPNDVGKAAKDAVTAGFTAVKMNGTEELQYIDSYEKVDQAVSRIAAVREAVGDYIGIGIDFHGRVHKPMAKILVKELEQFRPMFIEEPVLPENNEALRDIARITNIPIATGERMFSKWDFKKILQEGYVDIIQPDLSHAGGITECKKIFAMAEAYDVAVAPHCPLGPIALASCLQVDATSHNVFIQEQSLGIHYNQGSDLLDYLHDKTVFEYKDGYVDMLKKPGLGVSINEDFVRAQAEIGHDWKNPIWRHKDGSIAEW; from the coding sequence ATGAAAATCACTAAAATAGAAACATTTATAGTACCACCAAGATGGTTGTTTGTAAAAATCGAGACTGACGAAGGGATTTCTGGCTGGGGAGAGCCTGTTGTAGAAGGTCGTGCCAAGACAGTGAAGGCTGCGGTTGAAGAAATGGGCGGATATTTGATTGGTCAAGATCCGAGTCGAATTGAAGATTTGTGGCAAGTGATGTACCGTGGTGGATTTTATCGAGGTGGACCGATTTTAATGAGCGCTATTGCTGGTATAGATCAAGCATTATGGGATATTAAGGGGAAATATTATAATGCACCTATCTCTGAATTGATGGGGGGAGCTGTTCGGGATTCTGTCCGAGTCTATTCATGGATTGGGGGAGACCGTCCTAATGATGTTGGTAAAGCTGCAAAAGATGCAGTGACAGCCGGTTTCACAGCGGTAAAAATGAATGGTACAGAAGAACTTCAATACATCGACTCCTATGAAAAAGTCGATCAAGCAGTATCTAGAATTGCGGCAGTTCGGGAAGCGGTAGGCGATTATATTGGAATCGGCATCGATTTTCATGGTCGAGTACACAAACCAATGGCAAAAATCCTTGTAAAAGAGCTAGAGCAATTCAGACCGATGTTTATTGAAGAACCGGTATTGCCTGAAAATAATGAAGCATTGCGTGATATTGCACGTATAACTAATATTCCAATCGCTACAGGAGAGAGAATGTTCTCAAAGTGGGATTTTAAGAAAATTCTTCAAGAAGGTTATGTTGACATTATTCAACCGGATTTATCTCACGCTGGGGGAATTACAGAATGCAAAAAGATCTTTGCGATGGCAGAAGCTTATGACGTGGCGGTTGCACCACATTGTCCATTGGGACCAATAGCTTTAGCTTCTTGTCTACAAGTAGATGCAACATCTCATAATGTTTTTATACAGGAACAGAGTCTAGGCATTCACTATAATCAAGGGAGTGATTTACTAGATTATTTACATGATAAAACAGTATTCGAGTATAAAGACGGCTATGTTGATATGTTGAAAAAACCAGGACTTGGCGTGTCAATCAATGAGGATTTCGTCCGTGCACAAGCCGAGATAGGGCATGATTGGAAGAATCCCATATGGCGCCATAAAGATGGCTCTATTGCTGAATGGTGA
- a CDS encoding bifunctional 4-hydroxy-2-oxoglutarate aldolase/2-dehydro-3-deoxy-phosphogluconate aldolase translates to MKKWENLIRLKESGLIAVIRRPKQSQIHYIAEALIEGGTGALEITLDTPNALEMIKDLKEKYQDNVLVGAGTVLDAASAKNAIDAGSDFIFCPSFDVETIQMTNRYGRISIPGVMTPTEIVKAYSAGADLLKIFPGGTLGADFIKDLQGPLGHIPVMPTGGVNLDNVEKFIGSGAVAVGVGGSLVDSKAIAQERYEVLTELSKQFIQKIQKARNKQKAQAPEILVK, encoded by the coding sequence ATGAAGAAATGGGAGAATTTAATTCGGTTGAAAGAATCAGGCTTAATTGCAGTTATCCGTAGGCCAAAGCAATCTCAAATCCATTATATTGCTGAAGCACTTATAGAAGGTGGTACAGGAGCACTAGAGATTACGCTCGATACACCAAATGCGCTTGAAATGATTAAAGATTTGAAAGAGAAATACCAAGACAATGTACTTGTAGGAGCTGGAACTGTGTTAGATGCTGCTTCTGCAAAAAATGCAATTGATGCAGGATCTGATTTTATCTTTTGTCCGAGTTTTGATGTTGAAACGATTCAAATGACAAATCGTTATGGAAGGATATCTATACCAGGAGTTATGACCCCAACAGAAATAGTCAAAGCATATTCAGCGGGAGCTGATTTGTTGAAGATCTTTCCAGGGGGAACGCTTGGTGCAGATTTTATTAAAGATTTACAAGGACCGCTTGGTCATATTCCAGTAATGCCTACTGGAGGTGTCAATCTTGATAATGTCGAAAAATTTATTGGAAGCGGTGCAGTAGCTGTTGGTGTGGGTGGTTCACTAGTAGATAGTAAAGCGATTGCCCAAGAAAGATACGAGGTACTGACAGAGCTTTCTAAACAATTTATTCAAAAAATACAAAAAGCTAGAAATAAACAAAAAGCGCAAGCACCAGAGATTCTGGTCAAGTAA
- a CDS encoding sugar kinase, whose protein sequence is MKKIDVFTFGETMVLFQPEQMLPLEYIHQFPKKIGGAESNVAIGLTRLGHSASWYSKLGNDPFGRFILNSIRGEGVDTSSCQFTDQAPTGLIFKEQLSSSDMNVYYYRKGSSASLMEPEDLDEKIIAQAKIIHISGITPALSESCRRTVMRSIEIAKQNGTIVIFDPNMRMKLWSEERAKKIFNEIAEHADIILPGLDEGQLMTGKKEVEAVAEALLGKSNKTIIIKLGSQGAYLHSNAEKLYVDGFPVEKIVDPVGAGDGFAAGIISGILRQEPMKQVVRRANAIGAMVVGVSGDIEGLPYFEAVEKFMKPAGIDRDVKR, encoded by the coding sequence ATGAAGAAAATAGATGTATTTACATTTGGCGAAACAATGGTTTTGTTTCAACCTGAGCAAATGTTGCCACTTGAATATATCCATCAATTCCCCAAAAAAATTGGTGGAGCAGAATCAAATGTAGCAATTGGTTTGACTCGCCTGGGCCATTCAGCAAGCTGGTACAGTAAATTGGGAAATGATCCGTTCGGTCGCTTTATATTGAATAGTATAAGGGGAGAAGGAGTGGATACATCTTCTTGTCAGTTTACAGACCAGGCACCAACGGGACTTATTTTTAAAGAACAATTATCGTCAAGTGACATGAACGTTTATTATTACCGAAAAGGGTCATCAGCAAGTTTAATGGAGCCTGAAGATTTGGACGAGAAAATTATCGCTCAGGCTAAAATCATTCATATTAGTGGAATTACCCCAGCATTGAGTGAAAGTTGCCGACGAACGGTAATGAGGTCGATTGAAATAGCCAAGCAAAACGGAACGATAGTTATTTTCGATCCTAATATGAGGATGAAATTGTGGTCAGAAGAGCGAGCAAAAAAAATATTCAATGAAATTGCCGAACATGCAGATATTATTCTTCCTGGACTAGATGAAGGACAATTGATGACTGGTAAAAAAGAGGTGGAGGCAGTAGCTGAAGCTTTGTTAGGTAAAAGTAATAAGACAATTATCATTAAATTAGGCAGTCAAGGTGCTTATCTTCATTCTAACGCAGAAAAACTTTACGTAGATGGATTTCCTGTTGAGAAAATTGTTGATCCGGTTGGAGCGGGTGATGGATTTGCTGCGGGTATTATTAGTGGAATTCTACGTCAAGAACCGATGAAACAAGTAGTCAGACGTGCCAACGCGATTGGTGCAATGGTAGTTGGTGTTAGTGGTGATATAGAAGGCTTACCATATTTTGAAGCAGTCGAAAAATTTATGAAACCGGCTGGAATTGATCGTGACGTAAAACGTTAA